Proteins found in one Colletes latitarsis isolate SP2378_abdomen chromosome 8, iyColLati1, whole genome shotgun sequence genomic segment:
- the Pmi gene encoding transmembrane protein Pmi encodes MVDEAGDRDDSSNVAIIREVYDNENAHETFEYELERALESECSLIVIEPSKLGDETSRWIAVGNCLHKTAALSGLATITTGLIWGDRPYICGPLGFISVISCGLYTVSWQFDPCCQYQVETDTSKLPHVELLAVLGPSSPTFLVRKDDTRRRILHTTITFIAVSISAWRVYQAFK; translated from the exons ATGGTAGATGAAGCTGGTGACAG GGATGATTCCTCGAATGTCGCCATTATTAGGGAGGTATATGATAATGAAAATGCACATGAAACATTCGAATATGAGTTAGAAAGAGCCTTAGAATCTGAATGTAGCTTAATCGTTATCGAGCCATCTAAATTAGGTGATGAGACCTCCAGATGGATAGCAGTAGGAAACTGCCTTCACAAGACTGCAGCACTGTCTGGTCTTGCAACCATAACTACAG GTCTGATTTGGGGTGATCGGCCTTATATCTGTGGTCCACTAGGTTTTATATCTGTAATATCCTGTGGACTTTATACTGTTTCATGGCAGTTTGATCCCTGTTGCCAATACCAAGTTGAAACTGACACAAGTAAGCTACCGCATGTAGAGTTGTTAGCTGTCTTAGGCCCATCATCTCCGACCTTCCTTGTAAGAAAAGATGACACGAGAAGAAGGATTCTTCACACGACTATTACATTTATAGCAGTCAGCATTAGTGCTTGGAGAGTTTACCAAGCATTTAAATGA